From the Musa acuminata AAA Group cultivar baxijiao chromosome BXJ3-7, Cavendish_Baxijiao_AAA, whole genome shotgun sequence genome, one window contains:
- the LOC135642927 gene encoding premnaspirodiene oxygenase-like, which produces MEHLLLASVPIVVATMLFLIIFIKKVFSKSEAQYPRPPPGPWRLPIIGCMHHLAGQIPFRAFRHLSLTYGPLMLVRIGQVDFAVASSREAAQEILKNQDPNFAARPELVVGDIVFYGCSDVIFSPYGSYWKQLRYICFMELLRTKRIRSSASIREEETLYLIRDISTATQPINLRENLLRMSNAAISRAAIGSRSKHQETFILVAREVVDVLGGFYAADMFPSLKILHVLSGAKFKLHRIRRRLDKILDDIVKEHEVKAKMNKGREVAEVEEDALLRLKDESELEVPMTMDGIKAVILDMLLGGTENSSAVIEWAMSELIRNPKIMEKAQKEVMEELKGKNRIQETDIVELNYLKSIVKETLRLHPPVSLIPRMCRKTCEVLGYEIEAGTRVLVNAWAINRDTQYWEEAESFMPERFESKSVDFKGGNLEYLPFGAGRRICPGTEFGLATVHLSLAQLLLYFDWKLPDGRKPEELDMSETYGVTVTRKTELKLLATRRIPIPYSV; this is translated from the exons ATGGAGCATCTTCTCTTGGCTTCCGTCCCCATTGTGGTAGCCACCATGCTCTTCTTGATCATCTTCATCAAGAAAGTATTCAGCAAGTCCGAAGCCCAATACCCGCGACCTCCCCCTGGCCCGTGGAGGCTGCCCATCATCGGATGCATGCACCACTTGGCCGGCCAAATCCCCTTCCGCGCATTCCGCCACCTCTCTCTCACCTACGGGCCTCTCATGCTTGTCAGAATTGGCCAGGTAGACTTCGCGGTGGCCTCCTCCCGGGAAGCCGCCCAAGAGATATTGAAGAACCAAGACCCCAACTTCGCCGCGCGGCCGGAGCTCGTCGTAGGAGATATCGTCTTCTACGGTTGCTCCGACGTTATCTTCTCCCCCTATGGCTCCTACTGGAAGCAACTGCGCTACATCTGCTTCATGGAGCTGCTCCGAACCAAGCGCATCCGGTCTTCCGCCTCCATCAGGGAGGAAGAGACCCTTTACTTGATCCGAGACATCTCCACGGCAACACAACCGATCAACCTGAGAGAGAATCTCCTCAGAATGTCTAACGCAGCCATATCCAGGGCGGCGATTGGCTCACGAAGCAAGCACCAGGAGACGTTCATCTTGGTCGCCAGGGAGGTCGTCGACGTGCTTGGAGGGTTCTATGCCGCCGACATGTTTCCGTCGCTGAAGATCCTCCACGTCCTGTCAGGTGCCAAGTTCAAATTGCACAGGATACGCCGGAGGCTTGACAAGATCTTAGATGACATAGTTAAGGAGCATGAGGTTAAGGCCAAGATGAACAAAGGTCGGGAAGTAGCCGAAGTGGAGGAGGATGCGCTACTAAGGCTTAAAGACGAATCCGAACTAGAAGTTCCGATGACCATGGACGGAATAAAGGCTGTGATCCTT GACATGTTACTCGGAGGGACCGAGAACTCGTCTGCAGTGATCGAATGGGCCATGTCGGAGCTGATAAGGAACCCCAAGATAATGGAGAAAGCACAGAAGGAGGTGATGGAAGAGCTGAAGGGAAAGAACAGGATACAAGAGACCGACATCGTGGAGCTGAACTACCTCAAGTCGATCGTTAAGGAGACACTAAGGCTTCACCCACCTGTCAGCCTGATACCAAGAATGTGTAGGAAGACGTGTGAGGTGCTCGGCTACGAGATAGAAGCCGGCACTCGAGTCTTGGTCAATGCATGGGCGATCAACAGAGATACACAGTACTGGGAAGAGGCCGAGAGCTTCATGCCGGAGAGGTTCGAAAGCAAATCCGTTGATTTCAAAGGAGGTAACCTCGAGTACTTGCCGTTCGGTGCTGGAAGACGGATATGTCCTGGAACGGAGTTTGGTCTCGCCACCGTACACCTATCCTTGGCGCAGCTCCTCCTCTACTTCGACTGGAAACTGCCGGATGGCAGGAAACCAGAGGAGTTGGACATGAGCGAGACCTACGGAGTTACTGTAACAAGGAAAACTGAGCTGAAGCTGTTAGCAACTCGTCGAATTCCTATCCCTTATTCTGTTTAA